One segment of Prionailurus bengalensis isolate Pbe53 chromosome D4, Fcat_Pben_1.1_paternal_pri, whole genome shotgun sequence DNA contains the following:
- the ZNF367 gene encoding zinc finger protein 367: MIRGMEAPMADNPPQPPPVIFCHDSPKRVLVSVIRTTPIKPTCGGGGEPEPPPPLIPTSPGFSDFMVYPWRWGENAHNVTLSPGAAGGAASAALPAAAAAAEHPGLRGRSAPPPAASAAAASGGEDEEEASSPDSGHLKDGIRRGRPRADTVRDLISEGEHSSSRIRCNICNRVFPREKSLQAHKRTHTGERPYLCDYPDCGKAFVQSGQLKTHQRLHTGEKPFVCSENGCLSRFTHANRHCPKHPYARLKREEPTDALSKHQAVDNQAAAEWLAKYWETREQRAPTLKGKLVQKADQEQQDPLEYLQSDEEDDEKRGAQRRLQEQRERLHGALALIELANLTGAPLRQ; the protein is encoded by the exons ATGATCCGGGGCATGGAGGCGCCGATGGCGGACAacccgccgcagccgccgcccgTCATCTTCTGCCACGACTCCCCAAAGCGGGTGCTGGTGTCGGTCATCAGGACGACCCCGATCAAGCCCACGTGCGGCGGCGGGGGGGAGCCGGAGCCGCCGCCGCCACTCATCCCCACCAGCCCCGGCTTCAGCGACTTCATGGTGTACCCGTGGCGCTGGGGCGAGAACGCGCACAACGTGACACTCAGCCCTGGGGCCGCGGGGGGCGCCGCCTCGGCCGCCTtgcctgccgccgccgccgccgccgagcaCCCGGGGCTTCGAGGCCGGAGcgcgcccccgcccgccgcctccgccgccgccgcctcgggaGGTGAGGACGAGGAGGAAGCGAGCAGCCCGGACAGCGGCCACCTCAAG GATGGAATCCGACGTGGTAGACCTAGAGCAGATACTGTCCGGGATTTAATAAGTGAAGGAGAGCATTCATCCAGCAGAATCCGTTGTAACATCTGTAATAGGGTGTTTCCACGGGAGAAATCACTCCAGGCTCACAAAAGGACTCATACAG GTGAGAGGCCCTATCTGTGTGACTATCCGGACTGTGGAAAAGCCTTTGTTCAAAGCGGACAGCTCAAAACACATCAGCGTCTTCACACCGGAGAGAAACCTTTTGTTTGTTCAGAAAATG GCTGCCTAAGCAGATTCACCCATGCAAACCGCCACTGTCCGAAGCACCCTTATGCCAGGCTGAAACGGGAGGAGCCCACAGACGCTCTCAGTAAGCACCAGGCTGTGGACAACCAGGCTGCCGCCGAGTGGTTGGCGAA GTATTGGGAGACAAGAGAGCAGCGTGCCCCCACCTTGAAAGGGAAGCTCGTGCAGAAAGCTGATCAGGAGCAGCAGGACCCTCTGGAGTACCTTCAGTCTGACGAGGAGGACGACGAGAAGCGCGGTGCCCAGCGCCGGCTGCAAGAGCAGCGGGAGCGTCTGCACGGAGCCCTTGCTCTCATAGAGCTCGCCAACCTGACCGGGGCGCCGCTCCGCCAGTAG